The stretch of DNA tgagtgttatttttgctagtcgaaagtgtataaacctgtttttatatgctaaaatgattttctaaccatcatttttatagttcggctcttaaaaaataattttttttacaaattattaaagagacgtaaagcagtcgatggattttctttatggtacgattttttctgtagcaaaaaaaaagaggaaaacactttaaaaatttctcaatttttactctctgcttttttgtcagaaaaaaatttcaacgactcttattcgggtttgacgcagattaaatttttttgtattaccaatatagttacttgaaatgcttttattattttaataattttagattattacgtatacgcataaaaatttaccatggtaaaatgatcaaacaaagaaggttgtgagtcgggagcattagatcattacataattgaattttatttaaaatccatttatactaagtaaatatacaacccattggtaaaaacagaaaaatggaggcgcatttacttttgtccttttttttgtcctttttttaaattttttgtcctttttttccctgttttttgtggcttatctgtcctgtttttcaagctaaGCGATGGCAGCACTGTGCAGTTGACTAGATGGCCATAAACATGTTACATGATCCGCTGCCAAAGGGGAAACTCAGGCCAAAAGCCGACAAGCTGCACAGGGTTGCCAAGCAACCTGGCGAAACCAGCTCATTTGCATGACTGCAtacacaaaaattaattggGGCTTTAAGAATGGATAAGGTTTGAAGAGGTAAGCGCGCAACCACTTATGAATATATGGTATATTAGGGATAGATTATGCTAATTGGGAACATCTTCACTTAAAAGTGGTTAGATAAATTTCAGACTTAAAAGACTTATCGACCATTAAGTgaatcaaataatttacataacaaatataattattttacaattaagTGTTTCTTcgcatttaaatttgtatttaaaaataaagggtttttttttgtttaaaaagttacaaaataaaattaaaaattgtataattaaaagaaaaattaaaaaaaaataatatttcatttaaaatctgAACTAAAATCCAATTCAACTtctgaaagaaagaaaatttaactcattttatgtaactaatttttttaaaatatgttctaTACATAAAGTTGTTTTATTCAGCTTTTTGATTAAAGTCACTTTGCCGATGAATGTATCGATTGATTAGTAAAACTTATCCTGCACTTGGCAACCCATTAGAGGCTCCCCAATCCCCCCGCCTCCGCCTCTGGGTTCCACTCATTCCCAGGAGTAAATTCCTGCAGCCAAGGTCcgggaaaaaatcaaattactcCATTTGCATGCGGAAAGTGCAGGGGAAAATGGGAGGCGAAATCGTGTTGAAGCAGAGTATGTACATGCATAAATAGTTTACGCCCACTGGGCTTCACATTGGGCTCGCATTACTGAATCCTTGCTGTGCACCacgtggcgtatgagtaaCGCAACGCCTTATTAGGCCAGGCAACTTTATGAGGGACCCGAAGGTTATCAAGTGCCGGACCAGAGCACAAAAAATGACGCAGGCAAATTATTTTGCTTGTTTATTCTTTACTTTTATTTCGCTACATTTTCGCCCTTTTTGCTGTTCGACacagaaatgtaaatgaaatttacTAAACGAATTTTCTTGTTAAACGTCACAAAAATGGCCACGCCCCATGCCGAGCTGATTTCGAGTGCAGCGGGGGAAGGTTTGGAGGGTGGAGGTTTAGGGGTGTGAGATGACAAACCTTAATGCCTTTTTGGGTAGCAACGACAGGCGCCACAATTCTGGATACACAGACGAAAAAtggcattattatttttattcgcttctcattaaaatatattgcggatatggcaaaataaatatttgaaattggtTTAAGGTCATAAATTaacaattcaataaataataaaatataaatttttattttcataacttccataaataatattaataattcaaatGGTTTCAGATTTTTATTCGGAATTTGGATGTtacatttaaatcatttaaattaaaagaattttgaattattaaaaaaagtacttagaattgggtttataatattttatacttcCATTGATTGCAAATTTTGCCTGAGATTTATCCGATACTTTgggcagaaatattttttttcaagcgAAATAAagtctaaatattttaagttcctAAAAAATCTTGTAATGagtcttattatttattttaaaattagagtagatatttaagattttgtaatatttgcctaatattttttaatttttttgcaaacgTCTAGAGAATGACGACCACTTGACAGGCACTGGCTCAACATGCATACAAGTCCTTTGCCATCCTGGGATGTTTTCGTTGTTATTGTGGAAGGACAACGCTCACTTGGcttgccttttgttttgcaaaCAAAGCAAAGTGGGCGGCGGCGACAGGAAGGGCGGAATGGTGGAATGGCAATGGGAGGCCATGGCGGCAGCAAGCCATAAATCAATTGGCAGCGTAGAAAAATTGCAGAAAATTACTTGATATTTACGGTCACTGAGCACACAATAGAGCCGGCCCCTCCCACTTTCCGCTCGTTCGCCCCCTTTTCCGCTGCCGCTGACAGAAAGCAACAAGTATTGCCCGGCATCCGTGACACTCAGGGACAGCGACAGGACATTTGCTGGCTATAATTACACTTGTACCTTGCAAACGGGGCCACATGTCGTATTAGTAATAAGTGCCAAGGCCAAGGACGTTGGCCAAAAGGGGTTGAGGGCGGTCTggctataatttaataaacgtCGATGTTGACAACTGGACTTCTTTTAGATCAGTTTAAAACGAAAAGGTATACATTTTGAACAACTTTtagataattaaatttaatttaaaaaaagaataaaattcttttggactaaataaatacatttttcgaatataatttattcaaaatattttataaaaatgtcgtATATATTCTTTTAGGAAGTAAGTAAATTTACATTCtttccaaaatgaaaatatattttgaatcgAGAATgacgttgcctacttttaagcaCCTTGGGTTCCTCAAATGAAGCCATTCATATTCCTCTTACACCGAAGcaatttaatagttttatGGAAGATTTTTAGTTTCATCTGGGAAAGAAGCCCCCCCTGTACGGCTCCCATGTTCCATGATGCACTACTCTGGCAACGCTCTCCAGGAATATCCTCCAGCTGGGAGACAAAAGGCAAATGAAAGAGGGGCCCGGTGGCTCTGCATGTAATTATTCTGTCATCCGAGGTGTGTCACCCAGtcgaaggagatggaggaaCTCCTGGGTACGGGGGTATTGGGAATGGGATTGGGGAGGGCCTTCAGTGGGATGACAAAAGACAGGCGGCCAGATGGCCTTGCCCTCTGACCCCGTCCTGGTTGTTTATGGCCACCCAGTGCTGTACATGTGCCGTAATTGCATTGTTGCCGTTGTAATTACAGGCAAACATGCagttaattaaaatcattaaaatgccTTTGCCTTTTGCCTTTGAGCCTCGAAGACAGCTGAAGGAAGAGGAGCGTTTTAATTTCCGCCGAGGGGAAGGATGTGCCTTTTGCAACTGGCGCCCAACTGTCACATCGCCGAgtgcaaattattttgaattttttcttggttttctTTTCACGTGCCTGGCACAGACTTTTGTTTGAAACTGTGAAGGATGGCAGAGTGCCGCATGTCGTCTGGGCACGATTTTGGGCCAAGGAATCCTTGGATTGATTTTGATTAATGCTCCGACTGTCGCAAGTCgagcaaataattttaacgCTTGCCAAAACATTCCCAAGTGACAAGCTCGTGTAAAAGTCAAATATATAACACACATCAAAGGCGTTCAAGGGACCACGCGTCAACGGCAGACATGGCAACCGAGTCACTTGAATTGTTAATTGTTCCTgcgaaactttatttttacacGCTCCATCAGTCATCGTGGGCTGAAGGCATTTCGAATGGCACCTCATACGAGTCGTAAACCACCAGATGAACCTTCTCGAGCAGCGAAAGTCCCTTCAGTCGTGCATTCCGTTCGCTCTGCAGACAAAGGAGACCCAATTCCGTGCGACACTTGGAGCAGTGCAGATGCTGGAACCTCTCCCCATCCGTCGCTCCGATCCTGTCGTTTTGTATTAGGTTAAAGGTCCTGGTCAATAGCAAATCATAGGGCgtctcatttaatttgcaggaTTTGTAGCCGATTATATTGCCACAATAGCGGCAGGCATAGACGACCTTAAAGCCAGACATTTGAAACTGGGATCGTTGCTTACTTGGTTCACAAGAAAtgggaatttaattcaaaaaaatgtcttaATTCAACAACATATGGACAAGACTTTcgacaaaaattttctttttttaagagGTTTTTCCTCacattttttgagaaaaaggtaaaataataaaatctcaAAGTGTGAATACCAATCGATTCGTTATTTAATTAAGATGATTTACGAAGaattttttacgaaagtttccaTTTTTGGCGGTTTTTCAATCGTAATTTGTTTAGACGTTGTTAAGGATCTTTAAGGCatgtttaaaatatgttatctattttttaagaaataaaattaaataatggaaGCGGAGACATCCAATTTCAAAAGTATTATAAAaggtacaaatattttagatatgtTTAACTCAACCTAAGTAGAATTTCATAACCTGATTTCACTAAGAAAGAGATAAAACAACCTTAAAtggtaaatatattattgtcAAAAACTTTTCCCAATTCCCAGACCCACACACCATAAATAAGCAGAGCTATTGATGGCAAATAATTTATGCTAAGTCGACCCATCATTAAGGACGAACAATCGAAAGGCACATAAAGCATATTTGATGCTCATTGGCAAAGTTGATTACAAATACAATGGTGTATTCATGGCTGGTCACGGCACTGTCCTGCATCCTGCATCCCCCTCCAGGGACTCTTCGATAATTAATGAGTTTAGCCCGTGTCCTGGGATGGGTTGGGTTGGTTTGGGAAGTAAATGGATGGATGTGCCTAGAGAGAAGTGTTGCCATCATCGTCATTTGTTTATGCGTCTGTTTGCAGCTGTTATTTTATTCAGGCTCTCGCCTTGAAGATAATTTGCGCACGTGCTTCAGATTCGGTGAGAGTGTATTGGTTTGTGCGTCCTTGTTTGGCCGGAAACAGGATACCCACATACCCCTTCTTCGTACTCCAATAATTGCCAGGCATTTGTCTTGGGCGTATAGCCAAGTATAAACCAAATTACGGATTCGAATTTCTAAACTGGCGCCACAGCAACGGggccaattaaaaatgtatgttcCCTGAGTGCCAAAAAGGTGTAATAACAAATCAAGGATGAAGTGCGGCGCAGCTCAGTCAATGAATTTCCCGAAAATGGTTAGGAAAATTCAGCCGAAATTGGTTAACGGAGCTGCTTTGTATACTGCCTTGATATAATGGTTTCCTTTTcagaatcatttcaattagCATACAATTAATTGACAGATCTAAAAAGTAAGACCGCTCTTAACTTTTCATTTAATTCAATGGATCATTAATAATAAAggtacattaaaaataaacaaatcacaTTCATACATCACCAGAAACACTAATGAATCATatatgaaatttaaatgcataaattaaccaactgaaaatggaaaattaagtACTGGTAAATCAGGTAAAGAATAATAAAGCAAAGACCGTATATGTCTAGAAATGAGACAAGTAAAGTTTGGCTTTGAATTAATGGATcattaacaaatataaatcaacCCCAGAGAACGGGAAAGGAAAGACTTTCTAGAAATTGGATGAACTTTTATTGTTTCTTTTGGAAGCTTTTCCATTATGGAAAGGCCGATCAGAAAATACGTAGCAAAACTACTCACTTAAATTTGTAGTCATCCGAGAGCCAAAAGATTAAGccaactttttataagtggtccaactaaaacaacaaattaatgAAAACTAAGTTGAACATTCCCAAGTTGCCAAAGTTTTCTCTCTCCCTCTTTCGCCCcttttctctttctctttctctgtCTCGCTTCTCTTGGCCTCGTTTCTGGCCATGTTGGAATCGGCAGCTTGAGCAGCCGCCCATTTCCACCATTTTCCTCAGACCAAAATTGATGAAAACGAAATTGATGTTGACTCCTGGGTGGAAAAGAAAGGGGGAGGAAGGAAGGATGTCGATGTCGATGCGGTTAGCGCtgcctttttggccaaaataacGGCGACTGGCAAACGGAATGGGGAAAGCTTTTAGCAGATACTTTACGCAAATCCCATGGGAAAACATTGGCCCACTTTCTGGCACAGCGGCCCcatcattaaaagttaaaaaggattttcaacggatttacgAATTTGAAGCTGAGCCCGAAAGACAAACAAAGCCATCAATTTACATATGCGAGCAGGTCAGAGCTGGAAATTTTGAGCTCCCAGACTGCTGgcaagaaaatacaaaattcaagAAACACAATTTAAGATGCAGCCATCATTTTTGGCGAGGGCTGGTGCAGGGTGGACCTTAGAGACCTGGGTGGAACCGGGTTGACTAGGGTGGTAAAGGGTGGCTTGGGGCCACAGAAACAAAGCCGAGCCAAGACTGTCAAGTAGTCGTCGTCCCGCATCCACTTACGGCAGTCCCAGCCCCTCGTCCTCGGCCATTTCCACTCGTAGTCATCGTCGCAAGGACCTTGAGTTGTACCTTCCTTGCCTTTTGCCTTTGTTGTGCTAAACTTGTGGATTAGCTAAATGCAGGCAGGGCATGCCATGGCATGCAGGCGGCTTCATTCCGGTAAGCCAGCCAGCCAACCCAGTCAACAAAATCACCCACCCACCCAACCATGCcctcatccccatccccatcctgCCCCATAAGGACGCCCACTTAAACCTAAACATTTCGCCTTGTTGAGTTTTTATGAGCTGCTCATGTTGGCGTTTCACTTTTCTCTTATTCTTACTCGGTCTTTCATTTACTTACACCTGATGTTCAGCTTATTTTTACCTGCCCCTGGAGGAGCCCAGAATCCCCTTTCCAGCCACCCTTGCAACGAAAAGTGATGGGGGCTTCTTAATGACTGAAATTGTGCGTTACCATTATTTGGAAGAGTGGATGGCAGTAAATAAAAGACTGCTTATTTACGGATATTATGTGAAAACCCATCAGGCATATgaattcattaatttttaatgggtTAGAAAATCATAGAATCAAcagactttttttttagggaaAGAAATCCGATTTTGTTTCCCAAcaagataattttaaaaacttttctaattgaaaaagttatgaatgattttatttaatttaaattttaaaaagttatcatatttaattttagattttctttttaattctaattttttcagatttcaaaaaaatatttaaaatatggccgtaccaaaaaaatcgattgtcaAAAAGGA from Drosophila takahashii strain IR98-3 E-12201 chromosome 2R, DtakHiC1v2, whole genome shotgun sequence encodes:
- the LOC108055094 gene encoding uncharacterized protein, with protein sequence MSGFKVVYACRYCGNIIGYKSCKLNETPYDLLLTRTFNLIQNDRIGATDGERFQHLHCSKCRTELGLLCLQSERNARLKGLSLLEKVHLVVYDSYEVPFEMPSAHDD